The Oryza brachyantha chromosome 6, ObraRS2, whole genome shotgun sequence region attaatactcaCGAGGACGAAGGCCTTGATGTTCTCCCTGCTGAGCTTCACCTCGGCGGtgtcgtcctccgccgcgtccATGAGCATGTCCAGCAGGTCCTTGCTCTCCCGCTGGCCGCCGCTCTGCCTCCGGGCCTCCTCCTTGGCCCCGATCATGGTCTCCAGCAGCGCGTCGAACCTTCCGTGCACCTCGCGCGTCCTCCGGCTAAGGCCCTGCAGGTCCCAGCCGCGGCACAGCGCCACGAAGTCCTCCGCGTTGAACGCCCCCACCAGCTCCGCCACCTGCTTGGCGCAgtccctcgccgcctccgccatctCGCCGGGCAGGGCGCTCGCTACCATCCTCATGATGGCGTTGTTGGCCATGCGGACCAGCTCCTGGCTCATGTCCACGCCCTCgccccgctccgccgccgcctgcgctgCGCGCAGCACGCCCGCCAGCTCCGCGCCACGGACGGGCCGCAGCAGCTCGACGGTGCGCGGGCCCAGCAGCTCAGACATGCACAGCCGCTTCACGAAGCGCCAGTAGGGCCCGTAGGGCGCGAAGGCGAAGCCCGCCGCGCCGTACGCCAGCTGCCTCGTGACCGCCGTCGGAGGCCGCTCCGGGATGCTGGCCTCGAACTTGAGGAAGTCGCGCGCGACGTCGGCCGAGCCGACGACAACGCAGTGCGTGGAggggccgaggcggaggtagACGATGGGCCCGTGGCGGGCGAGGATGCGGTCGAAGGCGCGGTGGGGAGGCGGGCGGATGAGGTGCAGGTGGCCGACGATGGGCAGGGCCATGGGGCTCGGGGGCAGCCGGCTGCGTTTGCTGCTTCCGGCTGCAGCTCCGCGCCTGATCAccgccacgacgacggcgacgaccaggCCAACaagcacggcgacggcgccgacgccgcctcgctcctccatttgcatttgcatttggTCAGGAGGCTGCAGCATAATTCATCGCCTCAtctctgctctgctctccTTATTTATGCTGTACACAAATCAATCAGCTGTCTCCACTCCACTAGTACGTGTCAAGTGTCACTCCATTAATCACGCATCCACAATTCCTAATTAAATCTGTCGGTCTGCCCTCGTGGCCTTAATCTGCACCGTCCATGTTACCTACCACTGTCCTctgtagatatatataatatggaattgcatatttgcatcaaATCAAATAGAAAAGATAAGATGGCCCCGTCCCGTGAAATACAACAATCGAAATGCTTTAACGATATGGATTCATGAATAATAATAACTCAATTGTGGGGTCAGGGTAGGTACGATGTGCGGCCAGATTTCATTTCCCAGCCCCATCGCTTGTATGTATGACCTGGTCTGGTCCCACGCAACGTTATGGAGTACTAGTATAATTGCAGGACAGGACACTAGTACatctttttggatttttgaccaactgatcgatcgatcgatgaattgacggacgccggcggccgggccGGGGAGTCTGATGTTGTTATGTGCCTGTGCCTGTGCCTGCGCCTGCGCGTCtctcccggcggcgccggcgagtcGCCCGACAGTAGGTCGTACCAATATATAGATGCGTTTAGattgtaaaaaattttgcaataaaTATCACGTTAGACGTTTGATCAGATAtaggaaggggtttttggacacaaataaaaaaacaaattacagattccacCAAAaaattacgagacgaatcttttaagcctaattatgccgttattagcacatatttatTACTGAAGCAATTATGCCTAATCATGGCCTAATTAGtcccaaaaaatttgtctcgtgatttctctttttttattcatctatatttaatgttttatttaaatgtccaaagatttgatgtaatgtttttaaaaaaacattttaggaactaaacaaggccataGTGCTTCAAGCAGTACACAAATACATACTATCGTGAATAAACACTGATCTTAACCGTTGGTTTgtgtccaaaatataaatatttttagagtaTTTAGCAAAGACTAAAGAGATATCAAAGATTCTCTTTTAGTCACTTCAActgttgtttttatattttgatttgattagaTTTTCTTATAATTGCTTGAAGAAATGATGATatttaagtataattttaaatcatataaatatttatgcttTAGAACAGACCGTGTTACCTATTTTTACTAAAACAATTTATTCCATTGTTACTCCCTTcgttgtaaaatataaataacttttataaaagGCTAATAGCCCTTCTTTTTATTAAAGCAATCAAAAGATAAAAACGTTCACCGGGGTTACCGGTTTTACATCGAACCACCAGCTTCACAGCACCCCATCAAGGAAGCCAAAGACTAGTAAGGGGACTAACAGCAAGAAACAGAACTAGAAGACTACTACACAAAAG contains the following coding sequences:
- the LOC102709090 gene encoding cytochrome P450 93G2, yielding MLQPPDQMQMQMEERGGVGAVAVLVGLVVAVVVAVIRRGAAAGSSKRSRLPPSPMALPIVGHLHLIRPPPHRAFDRILARHGPIVYLRLGPSTHCVVVGSADVARDFLKFEASIPERPPTAVTRQLAYGAAGFAFAPYGPYWRFVKRLCMSELLGPRTVELLRPVRGAELAGVLRAAQAAAERGEGVDMSQELVRMANNAIMRMVASALPGEMAEAARDCAKQVAELVGAFNAEDFVALCRGWDLQGLSRRTREVHGRFDALLETMIGAKEEARRQSGGQRESKDLLDMLMDAAEDDTAEVKLSRENIKAFVLDIFTAGSDTTATTVEWMLAELVNHPEYMAKLRAELDAVVGRSRLVGEQDVARLPYLQAVLKETLRLRPPAVFAQRVTVEPVQVCGYTIPTDTQVFFNIFSIGRDASYWDEPLEFRPERFLPGGAAASVDPKGQHTQLMPFGSGRRACPGMGLATQAVPAFLAALVQCFDWAPPPSQGLPLDMEEAPGLVSARKQPLLLLPTPRIHPLPS